In the Streptomyces sp. NBC_00193 genome, GGTGCGGCCGAGGCGGAGCCCGCACCGCACACGCTCAGGGCGAGTCCCAGGAAGGCGGCGGTGGCCGCGGCGGCGGATCGGACGTACATGCGCGTTCTCCTCGGGTCATGGGCCCTGCTCCTGCCGTCAAACGGGCGCGGAGCGGCATTCGTTGCGGCGATGCACCGGCGGCGATGCGTTTCCGACGCACTTTCAGGGAGAGCCGCGTACGGCGATCATGGGGTTGACGATCACCGGGCCGCCACCGAACTACGACAAACGGACCAGGCCCGCACGGCTCCGCACGGGGCGGGCGGGCGTCGAGTGTCAGTGGGTGGTCGTACGGTTGACCCATGCGGCCCGTATCGAAGATCGAACGCACGGTGGCGCCTTTCGAGGTCGTCAGCTCCTACACGCCCAGCGGCGACCAGCCGGCGGCCATCGCCGAGCTGGAGAAGCGCATCCGTGCAGGTGAGAAGGATGTCGTGCTGCTCGGCGCGACCGGAACCGGCAAGTCGGCGACGACCGCCTGGATGATCGAGAAGCTCCAGCGGCCCACCCTGGTGATGGCGCCGAACAAGACGCTCGCCGCCCAGCTGGCGAACGAGTTCCGCGAGCTCCTGCCGAACAATGCGGTCGAGTACTTCGTCTCGTACTACGACTACTACCAGCCCGAGGCCTACGTACCTCAGTCGGACACCTACATCGAGAAGGACTCCTCCATCAACGAGGAGGTGGAGCGACTGCGTCACTCCGCGACCAATTCCCTCCTCACCCGGCGCGACGTCATCGTCGTCGCCTCCGTGTCCTGCATCTACGGTCTCGGCACCCCGCAGGAGTACGTCGACCGGATGGTCCCCCTCAAGGTCGGCGAGGAGATGGACCGGGACCAGCTCCTGCGCCGCTTCGTCGACATCCAGTACACCCGCAACGACGTGGCCTTCACCCGGGGCACCTTCCGCGTGCGCGGCGACACCATCGAGATCTTCCCGGTCTACGAGGAACTGGCCGTCCGCATCGAGATGTTCGGCGACGAGATCGAGGCCCTGTCCACCCTGCACCCGCTGACCGGCGAGGTGATCAGCGAGGACCGCGAGCTCTACGTCTTCCCCGCCAGCCACTACGTCGCCGGCCCCGAGCGCATGGAGAAGGCGGTCCGCGGCATCGAGGCCGAGCTCGCCGAGCGCCTCGCCGAGCTGGAGAAGCAGGGCAAGATGCTGGAGGCGCAGCGCCTGCGCATGCGCACCACCTACGACCTGGAGATGATGCGCCAGATCGGCTCCTGCTCCGGCATCGAGAACTACTCGCTGCACATGGACGACCGCGAGCGCGGCTCAGCCCCGAACACCCTCATCGACTACTTCCCCGAGGACTTCCTCCTCGTCATCGACGAATCGCACGTCACCGTGCCCCAGATCGGCGCGATGTACGAGGGCGACGCCTCGCGCAAGCGGACCCTGGTCGACCACGGCTTCCGGCTCCCGTCGGCCCTCGACAACCGGCCGCTGAAGTGGGAGGAGTTCCAGGAGCGGATCGGCCAGACCGTCTACCTGTCGGCCACTCCGGGGAAGTACGAGCTCTCGCGCGGCGACGGCTTCGTCGAGCAGATCATCCGCCCGACCGGGCTCATCGACCCGGAGGTCGTGGTCAAGCCCACCGAGGGCCAGATCGACGACCTGGTGCACGAGATCCGGCAGCGGGTGGAGAAGGACGAGCGGGTCCTGGTCACCACCCTCACCAAGAAGATGGCCGAGGACCTCACCGACTACTTCCTGGAGCTCGGCATCCAGGTCCGCTACCTGCACAGCGACGTGGACACGCTGCGCCGCATCGAGCTGCTGCGCGAGCTGCGGGCCGGCGAGTACGACGTCCTGGTCGGCATCAACCTGCTCCGCGAGGGCCTCGACCTGCCCGAGGTGTCGCTGGTGGCCATCCTCGACGCCGACAAGCAGGGCTTCCTGCGGTCGGGGACCTCGCTGATCCAGACCATCGGGCGCGCGGCGCGCAACGTCTCCGGCCAGGTCCACATGTACGCGGACAGCATCACCCCGGCGATGGCCCAGGCGATCGACGAGACGAACCGGCGCCGCGAGAAGCAGGTCGCCTACAACACCGCCCACGGCATCGACCCGCAGCCGCTGCGCAAGAAGATCAACGACATCGTGGCCACCATCGCCCGCGAGGAGCTCGACACCGAGGAGCTCCTCGGCACCGGCTACCGGCAGACGAAGGACGGCAAGGCCCTCAAGGCGCCCGTCCCGGCGCTGGGCGGCAAGGCCGGGGCGAAGGCCGCCAAGGGCGCCAAGGGTCCCGCGGTGGCGACCGACCGTCCCGCCGCCGAACTGGCCGCGCTCATCGAGCAGATGACCGAGCGGATGCGGGGCGCGGCGGCCGAGCTGCAGTTCGAGGTCGCGGCCCGGATCCGGGACGAGGTCGGCGAGCTGAAGAAGGAGCTGCGACAGATGAAGGAAGCGGGCCTCGCCTGACCCGGAGGCGGTCAGTAGGGTTGGCACAGCCGCAGGTACATGCTGCGCACCCCCATCGGGGGAGGGCTATGGAGAGGGGACAGCGCGTGACGGTCAACATGACCAAGGGTCAGGCCATCAGTCTGCAGAAGGCGGACGGAGGCACGCTGACCGCGGTCCGGATGGGCCTCGGCTGGCAGGCGGCCAAGCGCCGGGGGCTGTTCGGCTCGCGGACCCGGGAGATCGACCTCGACGCGTCGGCGGTGCTCTTCGCCGACAAGCAGCCCGTGGACGTCGTCTTCTTCCGGCACCTGCAGAGCGACGACGGCTCGGTGAAGCACACGGGTGACAACCTCGTCGGCGGCGTCGGCCAGGGCGGGGACGACGAGTCGATCCTCGTCGACCTGCAGCGCGTGCCGGTGCACATCGACCAGATCGTCTTCACGGTGAACTCCTTCACCGGCCAGACGTTCCAGGAGGTGGAGAACGCCTTCTGCCGCATCGTCGACGAGACCAACGGCCAGGAGCTGGCCCGCTACACGCTGGACGGTGGCGGTCAGTACACCGCTCAGATCATGGCGAAGGTGTCGCGCGTCGGCAGCGGCTGGCAGATGACGGCCCTCGGAAACCCGGCCAACGGCCGTACCTTCCAGGACCTGATGCCGGCGATCCTGCCGCACCTGTAAGCAGGGCCGGCAGCACGGCACAGCAGCACCGCAATACAACAGCACAGCAGTACAACAGCACAGCAGTACAAGAGCACCGCAGTACAAGAGCACAGCGCAACAGAAGTACGGCACGGCAGGACCGGGCACGATCGAGGGCCCGGCGGAAGAACGGGTACGGGGGAGGGGCTGCACGATGACGGCCGAACTGGTCCGGGGGCAGAACCACCCCCTGTCCCGGAGCCGGGTGGAGATCAGGGTCTCGGCGGGCACACCCGTGCTCGCCCTGGCCCAGCTCGGCGACGACACGGGCCGGCTCGCCGGCCCCGGGGCGGTCGCCCACCCGGGCGCCCGCACCCTCCCCGGGCTGGAAGTGCCCGGGGCGGCCTCCGGGCAGCACCGCATAGCGGTCGACCTCGACGCGGTCGCACCGGCCGTCCACCGGGTCGGCCTCGTCCTGGTCCTGCCGCCCGGCGGGCCGGGGCACTTCGGCGCGGTCCCCGCCTCCTACGTCTGCGTGGCCGACCCGGAGGGCGCGGAGCTCGCCGGGTACACGCTGACCGGACTGGAGTCGGAGACCGCCGTCGTGGCCCTGGAGCTGTACCGGCGCCAGGGCGCCTGGAAGGTGCGCGCCGTCGGCCAGGGGTACGCCGCCGGCCTCGGCGCGCTCCTGGCCGACGCCGGTCTCCCGGCCCCGGCCGCGGCCGAACTGGCCGCCGCCGCCCTGGGCACGGCGCCGGCCGGGGACATCACCCTGGCCGTCATGCCCGGCGGCCCGGCCCCGACCGTTCCGCGCGGGCTCCGGGCCCCGGCCACGGCCCAGACGCCGACACCGGCGCCGCAGGACGTTCCGGCCGCGCCCGCGCCCACACCCCCGCCGATGCCCCCGCAACCGGGACAGGACACCGCCGGCGGTCCGCCCACCATCAGCTACGCCCACCCGCGCCGCCGCACCAGCACCGAGCCGCCCGAGCCCGCGCCGCGCCCCGCCGCGCCGCCGCGGCCCGGGGAGCAGCCCCGCCCCGTCGCCGGGGACGCGAGCGGCTGGTCCATGGAGGAGCGGCTCTACAACCAGGTCTGGGGCATGTTCGAGGACCTGGCCCGCGCCGTCGCCGCCTACCGCGGCGCCGTCGAGTTCGCCGACTCCCGGATGGACCGCGAGCTCGACGAGGCGCTGTCCGACCCCCGCCACCGCCTCGGCGGCTCCGGGAACGCCGCCCGGGACACCGCCCGGGCCCGCCGCGAGGAACTGGTCGCGCGGGCGCAGGAAGTCCTCGACCGGGACCTGGTCCAGCTCACCGCCGAGTCCGAGGTGGTCGAGCCGGCGCTGCCCGCGGCGTACGCGCGCTGGGACAACCCGGTCTGGCAGGCGCACTCCGTGCCCGCCGAGGCCCCGCTCGCCCTGCGGCTGGGCGACCTCCACCTGCCCGAGCGGCCCGATCTGCGCATTCCCATGCTGGTCCGGGTCCCGCTGGAGCGCGGCCTGTGGATCGACAACGGCCGCACCGGCTCCGAGGCGGCCATGGCGATGGACACCGACCGGCTGCGCCGGGCCGCCATGGACATGGCCGTCGCGCACGCGGCGCGGATGCTGGCCGCCCACCCCGCCGACCGGTTCGCCGTCCACGTCATCGACGCGGCCGGAGCCGGAGCCGCCTCGCTGGCCCCGCTGGTGCGTGCCGGAGTGCTGGCCGGGGCGCCCGCGGCCCGGGCCGCGGGGGTCACCGAGACCCTGGAGCGGCTGACCCGCCGGGTGGATCTCGTACAGATGGCCGTGCGGGCCGGGGCTCCGGAGGACCTGCCGCCGGACGTGGACACCTCCGACCAGCTGCTGATCGTGCACGACTTCCCGCACGGCTTCGACGACCGCGCCGTCACCCGTTTGCGCTACCTCGCCGACGAGGGCCCGGCCGTCGGCGTGCACCTCCTGATGGTCGCTGACCGTGACGAGGCCTCGGCCTACGGGCCGCTGCTGGACCCGCTGTGGCGCTCGCTGATGCGGCTGTCGCCCGTACCGGACAA is a window encoding:
- the uvrB gene encoding excinuclease ABC subunit UvrB, with translation MRPVSKIERTVAPFEVVSSYTPSGDQPAAIAELEKRIRAGEKDVVLLGATGTGKSATTAWMIEKLQRPTLVMAPNKTLAAQLANEFRELLPNNAVEYFVSYYDYYQPEAYVPQSDTYIEKDSSINEEVERLRHSATNSLLTRRDVIVVASVSCIYGLGTPQEYVDRMVPLKVGEEMDRDQLLRRFVDIQYTRNDVAFTRGTFRVRGDTIEIFPVYEELAVRIEMFGDEIEALSTLHPLTGEVISEDRELYVFPASHYVAGPERMEKAVRGIEAELAERLAELEKQGKMLEAQRLRMRTTYDLEMMRQIGSCSGIENYSLHMDDRERGSAPNTLIDYFPEDFLLVIDESHVTVPQIGAMYEGDASRKRTLVDHGFRLPSALDNRPLKWEEFQERIGQTVYLSATPGKYELSRGDGFVEQIIRPTGLIDPEVVVKPTEGQIDDLVHEIRQRVEKDERVLVTTLTKKMAEDLTDYFLELGIQVRYLHSDVDTLRRIELLRELRAGEYDVLVGINLLREGLDLPEVSLVAILDADKQGFLRSGTSLIQTIGRAARNVSGQVHMYADSITPAMAQAIDETNRRREKQVAYNTAHGIDPQPLRKKINDIVATIAREELDTEELLGTGYRQTKDGKALKAPVPALGGKAGAKAAKGAKGPAVATDRPAAELAALIEQMTERMRGAAAELQFEVAARIRDEVGELKKELRQMKEAGLA
- a CDS encoding TerD family protein — encoded protein: MTVNMTKGQAISLQKADGGTLTAVRMGLGWQAAKRRGLFGSRTREIDLDASAVLFADKQPVDVVFFRHLQSDDGSVKHTGDNLVGGVGQGGDDESILVDLQRVPVHIDQIVFTVNSFTGQTFQEVENAFCRIVDETNGQELARYTLDGGGQYTAQIMAKVSRVGSGWQMTALGNPANGRTFQDLMPAILPHL
- a CDS encoding TerD family protein, yielding MTAELVRGQNHPLSRSRVEIRVSAGTPVLALAQLGDDTGRLAGPGAVAHPGARTLPGLEVPGAASGQHRIAVDLDAVAPAVHRVGLVLVLPPGGPGHFGAVPASYVCVADPEGAELAGYTLTGLESETAVVALELYRRQGAWKVRAVGQGYAAGLGALLADAGLPAPAAAELAAAALGTAPAGDITLAVMPGGPAPTVPRGLRAPATAQTPTPAPQDVPAAPAPTPPPMPPQPGQDTAGGPPTISYAHPRRRTSTEPPEPAPRPAAPPRPGEQPRPVAGDASGWSMEERLYNQVWGMFEDLARAVAAYRGAVEFADSRMDRELDEALSDPRHRLGGSGNAARDTARARREELVARAQEVLDRDLVQLTAESEVVEPALPAAYARWDNPVWQAHSVPAEAPLALRLGDLHLPERPDLRIPMLVRVPLERGLWIDNGRTGSEAAMAMDTDRLRRAAMDMAVAHAARMLAAHPADRFAVHVIDAAGAGAASLAPLVRAGVLAGAPAARAAGVTETLERLTRRVDLVQMAVRAGAPEDLPPDVDTSDQLLIVHDFPHGFDDRAVTRLRYLADEGPAVGVHLLMVADRDEASAYGPLLDPLWRSLMRLSPVPDNHLADPWVHHAWIFEPDLPPQGSRVLDQALERVAAARGRAR